The Thermoflexus sp. genome includes the window TTCGTCCTGGACGCGGGAGCATGGCTGGTCCACCTGAAAATGACCGGCCGCCTGTTCCTGCTTCCCGCTTCCGCGCCGGATCCTTATGCCCGGGCCGATTTCATCCTGGACGACGGGCGCATCCTCCGGTTCCAGGATCTCCGCAAGTTCGGTCGTTTATACTGGATCGCGGATCCGGAGCCCATCTTCCGTCCGTTGGGGCCGGAGCCCCTGGATCCGCAGTTCCGGCCCGAGGATCTCGCCCGACAGCTTGCCGGCCGCCGGGGGCGCCTGAAGGCGCTGCTGCTCGATCAATCGGTGCTGGCCGGGATCGGGAACATCTACGCAGACGAGGCGCTCTGGCGAGCACGGCTGCATCCGATGCGATCCGCCAACTCCCTGACCGGGGCGGAACTCCGACGCCTCTGGAAAGGCATTCGAGAGGCCCTCCTGGCCGGCCTGCGCCATCACGGGACCACCATCCAGTGGTATCGCCGGCCGGAGGGGGACAGCGGAGAGCATCAACGGTATCTGCGGGTCTACGGGCGAGCGGGGCAACCATGTTTCCGCTGCGGAACCCCAATCATCCGTCAGGTCCTCCAGGGCCGCAGCGCCTATTTCTGCCCGGGTTGCCAGCGATAGCGGAGGGACCCCTCGCAAACCTGAAAATATGGATACCGGAAGGCTCAGATTCCAGGAGAGGGGCGCACATCTTGGGATGGGGAGAAGTCGATGCGCCATGCGGGCGATCGGTGTGGATCTGGCCTGGTCTCCACGGAACCCGACGGCCGCGGTGGTGCTTCGCTGGGATGAGGATCACTGGGCCATGGAGGCCTGGGCGGATGACCTGCGTTCCGACGCGGAGATCCTGGATTTCCTGGCTCCTTATCGGGAAGACCCATGCATCATCGGGATCGATGCGCCGCTGATCGTCCCAAACGAGGAGGGTTCGCGGCCCTGTGATCGGTGGGTCGCCTCCCGGTTCGGACGCCATCATGCCGGGGGCTACCCGGTGAACCGGCGCTGGCTCCGTTCCTTCGGCGGCCTGCGGGGGGAAGCCCTGGCCCAGATCCTGACGATCTGGGGGTTCACGCTACAGCCGCCCCTTCACCCAGGGGCCCCCATCCGCGCCGTCATCGAAGTCTTCCCTCATCCCGCGGCGATTGCCCTGTTCGGCCTCCGGCGGATCATTCGCTATAAGCGCCTGCGCCGGGGCCCGTGGATTCGCGGGCTGCGTCGGTGGCACCGCCAGCTCCTTGCGCTGGAGCGCTTCAACCCTCCGCTTCACTGGCCAGAGACCTGGCGCGCCCCCCCGCCGGAAGCCCGAACCCGGCGAAGCCTGAAATCCTGGGAAGACCGGCTGGATGCTGCCTTTTGCGCTTATATCGCGGGCTACGTGTGGTTCCACGGCCCGGCCGGCTATGAGCAGATCGGCGATCTGGAACATGGATACGTGGTCATCCCACGCCGTCCGGTTTGATGAGGCGGGCCGCTTCAGCCCTTACGCGCCTGCCGCAAAACAGCGCTCGCTTATCCCCTCGTTTCGGGCAGGCGGGTGCCTTCGGCACGCCTGCCCCCCGAACATTTCCTCCCTCCCCGCGTCGCGCAACGTGCGGAGAGGAGAGATCTTCGGGAGTTTTTCATACACTTTCTCAGGAGGGGCGAACCGCCATGAGCGGGGAATGGCCGTGCTGCGCGGAGCCGCTGCCGGAGGAGGTCCGGCGCGGCCTGGAGCAGTTCAACGCCGGGGAGTATTTCGAACAGCACGAAACGCTGGAGCACGCATGGCGCGCGGAGACCCGGCCGGTCCGCGAGCTCTATCAGGGGATCCTGCAGATCGGCGTGGCCTGCTATCAGATCCAGCGGGGCAACTATGCCGGCGCATTGAAAATGCTGCGACGCGGCCTGGCCCACCTGGCCCCGGTGCCGGATCACTGTCAGGGGATCGACGTGGCGCGCCTGCGGGAGGATGCCCTGCGGTTGTTGAGGCAGCTCGAGGAGCTGGGCCCGGAAGGATGCCGGCGGATCGATGAGCGCCAGCTCCCCCGTGTGATATTTGCACCGAAATACGGCCTGCAGGAGGGGCCTGAGTTTAGCCCCGACGCTTAGGCTCGGCCTGACATCGCCGCTGAAGCGGCTTCGAGGTCAACCGTAGATGCCGATCGCTGCAACAAGGGGAGGCTCCATGAAAGCCGTGTTGATGCGCCGACGAGGAGGACCGGAGGTGTTGCAGGTGGAGGAAGTGCCCACCCCCAGCCCGGGGCCCGGCGAGGTGCTGGTTCGGGTGCATGCCTGCGGCCTGAACCATCTCGATCTCTATACCCGGGCCGGCGCGCAGGGCCGCAAGGCGAAACTCCCCCATATCCTGGGCCTGGAGCCCGCCGGGGAGATCGCAGCCCTCGGGGAGGGCGTAACCGGATGGCGAGTGGGAGATCGGGTGCTGGTGGGCGCTTTCATCGTATGCGGGGAGTGTGAGTTCTGTCGCGCCGGGATGGATAATCTGTGCCAGCGGCGGAAGATCCTGGGCGTCGACCGCTGGGGTGGCTATGCCGAGTATGTGGTGGCTCCAGCCGCCAATCTGATGCCCCTGGGGCCGAACACCTCATATGAGGCGGCCGCGGCCATCCAGGCCGCTTTCGGGACCGCATGGCATATGCTGGTGAGCCGGGCGCGCATCCGACCGGGGGAAACGGTGCTGGTGCTGGCCGCCGGCAGCGGCATCGGCACGGCGGCCATCCAGATCGCCAAGCACTTCGGATGCCGCGTCATCGCCACGGCGAGCAACAACGACAAACTGGAAAAGGCCCGCGCCCTGGGCGCCGATGTGCTGATCAATTACCGGGAACATCCGCGCTTCAGCCTGCGGGTGATGGAAGCCACCGGGGGGCGAGGAGCGGATATCGTTTTCGAGCACGTGGGCTCCGACACGTGGAAGGAAAGCGTGGCCTCGCTGGCCTTCCGGGGCCGGCTGGTGTTCTGCGGCTCGACCACCGGGCGCTGGGGAGAGACCGATCTCTGGGGAGTCTTTTACAAGGAGGCGGAGATCCTGGGATCCTTCGGGGCCACCCGTGCGGATTTCCAGGCGGTGATGGAGCGGGTGGAACAGGGGATCTTCCGCCCGGTCATCGATCGGATCTTCCCTCTGGAGGAGGCCGCGGATGCTCATCGCTACCTGGAGGATCGGCGGGTCTTCGGCAAGGTGGTGCTCCGGATCCCCTGAGGGTTTGGTCTCCTATCCCCTCGGGTTGCGCTTCCAAGGACATCCCGGGATAAAGGGGATGCCCCCTCAGGGCTCCCCATACACATCGGGCCGCGCCGCCCGGACCCATTCGGCGGGGATGCCGCACAGGAACCGCAGGGGCTCCTGCCCGGTGTTGCGGTACTGATGCGTTACGTGGGGTGGCACGAACACCACATCCCCAGCCCGGATCGGATACACCTGATCGCCGATCTGCACCTCCCCCTCCCCGCTGAGGACGAAGTTCTCGTGCTCGAACCAGTGGGCGTGGAGCGGGGTGTGGCCGCCCGGCTCCAGTTCGATGACCCGCAGGCGGTAGGTCGGGGCGCCATGTCGGGTGTCGATGATCCATCGAATGGAGGCGCCCCGGGCGCCCGCATCGGTCACCGGCTGCCGCTCGCACGCAGTGAAGGGAGAAGGACGTCGGGGGTCGAACTCGCCCATCGGCTTCCTCCTGGGGAAAGGGATTCGCCTTCATTCTACTCGATGCGGAGGCCCAGGCGGTCGGCCAGGTGGGCGCGGATCGCCGCCTGCACCGCCTCCATGGGCTGGGAGGCGTCGATCACCACCCATCGGGCGGGCTCGGCGGCGGCCAGGGCGAGATAGCCCTCCCGCACCCGTTGATGGAAGGCCAGGTCCATGGCGTCCAGGCGGGTCCAGGCCTCGCCGGAGGCCCGGCGGCGGGCCAGGCCCTGTTCCACCTCTACGTCCAGCAGGAAGGTGAGGTCCGGCTGCAGGCCGCCGGTGGCGAACCGGTTCAGACGCCGCAGCTCCTCCAGATCCAGGCCCCGACCGTAACCCTGATACGCCAGGGTGGAATCCGCATAGCGGTCGCAGATCACCACCCCGCCCTCGGCCAGAAAGGGCTGGATGACCCGCTCGACCAGCTGCGCCCGGGCGGCGCAGAACAGCAACGCCTCCACCCGGGCGGTCATGTCCGTGTGCTCGTGGGCGTGAAGCAGCGCACGGATGGCCTCCCCGACTGGCGTGCCGCCCGGCTCCCGGGTGAAGAGCACCCGATATCCCTTCCCCTGGAGGAAGCCGCTCAGCCAGCGCGCCATCGTCGTCTTGCCGCTTCCCTCAGGACCCTCAAAGGTAATCAAGAAGCCGCGCATGGCCCCATGTTCCCGCGTCAGAAGCCCTGAATCCAGTGCGCGTAAAGATAGGCCAGCATGCCGCTCCAGAGCAGGCTGTCCAGTCGATCCAGCACCCCCCCATGCCCGGGGAAGAGATTCCCCGAATCCTTCACCCCGGCCCGTCGCTTCAGAACCGAGACCGAGAGGTCCCCCAGAGTCCCCAGGCTGCCGATCAAAAGCCCCAGCAGGGCTCCGGGCCCTGCGCCCAGCTCTATGAAAAAGCCCAGAACCGCGCCCACTCCCATGCCGGCCAGGCATCCTCCGAAGAACCCCTCCCAGGTTTTGCCGGGGCTCCACTGAGGGGCCAGCCGATGCCGGCCCCATCGCCGGCCCACCAGATAGGCCCCTGTGTCGGCCGCCCAGGTGGTGAACAGCACGAAAGCCACCCACCAGCGCCCGTGAGGATCCGGCAGATTCCGGAGCCAGACAAAGGAGCGCCCCAACCACCCCAGGTAAAGACCTCCGGCCGCAGTGAACGCCCAGTCCGCAACCGGATGCTCCGTGCGCCGGATCCACCAGAACCACACCAGGGCCATCGGGGGGGCCAGCGTGAGGGTCAGCTCCGCCACGCGGGAGCCCGGGAGGAAAGCCATCCCGTCTCCCAGGAAACCCAGGATCATCAGCCCGATCCAGCCCGGAGAGGGAGAGAACCCGATGCGACGGATCAGGTGGGTGTATTCCCAGGCGGCAGCCAGCAGGATCAGACTGACCGTTACCGCCCACGGCCATCCGCCCAGATGAACCAGGGCGGTCAGGAGAGGGATCGCGATGAGGGCAACGAGGAGACGCTGGCGCAGCACGGCTAACGCGATGGATGAGAAGGGGCCAGTTGCTCGCTGATCTGCCCGAAACGACGCTCCCGCCGGCTGTAGGCCTCGATCGCCTTCAGCAGCTCTTCCCGATCGAAATCCGGCCAGTAAACCGGGGTCACGTAGAACTCCGAATAAGCTGCCTGCCACAGCAGGAAGTTGCTCAGGCGCATCTCCCCGCTGGTGCGGATGATCAGATCTGGATCCGGCAACCCGGCCGTATACAGGTAACGGGAGATCAGGGATTCATCCACCGCTTCCGGAGGGACGCCATCGGCGATGATCCGGCGGACGGCCTCGACGATCTCCTGACGTCCCCCGTAATTGAAGGCGACACACAGGATCAGCCGGGAGTTCCCCTTCGTCCGCTCGATGGCCATGCGGATCTTCTGCTGAAGCCGCTCCGGCACCCCCTCCAGGCTGCCCAGATGGCGGATCTGCACGCCGTTCCGGTGCAGGTTATCCAGCTCGCGATCGATCATCTGCTCCAGCAGGCCGAACAGGCCATACACCTCATCGGGGGGGCGACGCCAGTTCTCCGTGGAGAACGCATAGATCGTGAGGATCTGGACGCCCAGGTCGGCGCACGCCTCGATCACCCGGCGCAGGTTCTCCGTCCCCGCCCGATGTCCCGCCAACCGAGGGAGCCCCCGGGCTTTCGCCCACCGGCCGTTGCCGTCCATGATGATGGCGATATGGGTCGGGATTTTCAACATCGTCTCCATCTGCTGACCGTTCTTCTCCCTCACAAACCCCCTCCTTGGATGCCGACGGCAGGAACCCGGGATGCAGGATAGATGAGAATGAGAAGGCGAGGGGGCTCAGAACGACATGATCTCCTTCTCCTTGGCCTGAGCCACCCTCTCCGCCTCTTCGATATATCGGTCCGTGAGCTTCTGGACCTCTTCCCGGGCTTCCTCCAGCTCGTCGTCAGACATCTCCTTGTTCTTATGCCGGGTTCGAAGCTCCTCCAGCGCATCCCTTCGGATGTTCCGAATCGCGATGCGGGTTTCTTCCAGGCGCTTATGCACCAGCTTCACCAGCTCCTGCCGGCGCTGCTCCGTAAGCCGGGGCAGGACCAAGCGGATGATCCGCCCATCGTTGCTGGGGGTCAACCCCAGATCGGATTTGAGGATCGCCCGCTCGATCTCCGGCAGCGCCTTTGGATCGTAAGGCTGGATCGTCAACAGATTGGGCTCGGGGGCCCGGATGATCGCCAGTTGTTCCAGAGGAACCTGGGTTCCGTAGTATTCCACCGGGATCCGCTCCACCAGGGCCGGAGAGGCCCGCCCGGTGCGGATGCCTTTCAATTCGTCTTCAAACACCCGGATGGCCTTGCGCATGCGCTCTTCCGCATCCCGGAAAACCTGTTTCGGGATCATCGCGGGTCTTCACCTCCATCCAGGATGAACGCAAAGGCACTGAGGTGGAACGCCCGCATGAACAACGGATTTCCCTCCGCCTGAGCGAGGGCCATCGAGCCAGAAGAATAGAACCGAGCCCGTTCCGAACGCCCCCGGGAAGAAACCCACGGCGTCCCCCGATAGGCCGCCGGGGGCA containing:
- the tmk gene encoding dTMP kinase; this translates as MRGFLITFEGPEGSGKTTMARWLSGFLQGKGYRVLFTREPGGTPVGEAIRALLHAHEHTDMTARVEALLFCAARAQLVERVIQPFLAEGGVVICDRYADSTLAYQGYGRGLDLEELRRLNRFATGGLQPDLTFLLDVEVEQGLARRRASGEAWTRLDAMDLAFHQRVREGYLALAAAEPARWVVIDASQPMEAVQAAIRAHLADRLGLRIE
- a CDS encoding zinc-binding dehydrogenase, whose product is MKAVLMRRRGGPEVLQVEEVPTPSPGPGEVLVRVHACGLNHLDLYTRAGAQGRKAKLPHILGLEPAGEIAALGEGVTGWRVGDRVLVGAFIVCGECEFCRAGMDNLCQRRKILGVDRWGGYAEYVVAPAANLMPLGPNTSYEAAAAIQAAFGTAWHMLVSRARIRPGETVLVLAAGSGIGTAAIQIAKHFGCRVIATASNNDKLEKARALGADVLINYREHPRFSLRVMEATGGRGADIVFEHVGSDTWKESVASLAFRGRLVFCGSTTGRWGETDLWGVFYKEAEILGSFGATRADFQAVMERVEQGIFRPVIDRIFPLEEAADAHRYLEDRRVFGKVVLRIP
- the mutM gene encoding bifunctional DNA-formamidopyrimidine glycosylase/DNA-(apurinic or apyrimidinic site) lyase yields the protein MPELPEVETLVRELRPHVTGRRIGHVILHWPGCVATPAPCQFVQRMTGREIQEVRRRGKFLWFVLDAGAWLVHLKMTGRLFLLPASAPDPYARADFILDDGRILRFQDLRKFGRLYWIADPEPIFRPLGPEPLDPQFRPEDLARQLAGRRGRLKALLLDQSVLAGIGNIYADEALWRARLHPMRSANSLTGAELRRLWKGIREALLAGLRHHGTTIQWYRRPEGDSGEHQRYLRVYGRAGQPCFRCGTPIIRQVLQGRSAYFCPGCQR
- a CDS encoding phosphatidate cytidylyltransferase, coding for MLRQRLLVALIAIPLLTALVHLGGWPWAVTVSLILLAAAWEYTHLIRRIGFSPSPGWIGLMILGFLGDGMAFLPGSRVAELTLTLAPPMALVWFWWIRRTEHPVADWAFTAAGGLYLGWLGRSFVWLRNLPDPHGRWWVAFVLFTTWAADTGAYLVGRRWGRHRLAPQWSPGKTWEGFFGGCLAGMGVGAVLGFFIELGAGPGALLGLLIGSLGTLGDLSVSVLKRRAGVKDSGNLFPGHGGVLDRLDSLLWSGMLAYLYAHWIQGF
- a CDS encoding cupin domain-containing protein codes for the protein MGEFDPRRPSPFTACERQPVTDAGARGASIRWIIDTRHGAPTYRLRVIELEPGGHTPLHAHWFEHENFVLSGEGEVQIGDQVYPIRAGDVVFVPPHVTHQYRNTGQEPLRFLCGIPAEWVRAARPDVYGEP
- a CDS encoding DUF429 domain-containing protein — encoded protein: MRAIGVDLAWSPRNPTAAVVLRWDEDHWAMEAWADDLRSDAEILDFLAPYREDPCIIGIDAPLIVPNEEGSRPCDRWVASRFGRHHAGGYPVNRRWLRSFGGLRGEALAQILTIWGFTLQPPLHPGAPIRAVIEVFPHPAAIALFGLRRIIRYKRLRRGPWIRGLRRWHRQLLALERFNPPLHWPETWRAPPPEARTRRSLKSWEDRLDAAFCAYIAGYVWFHGPAGYEQIGDLEHGYVVIPRRPV
- a CDS encoding isoprenyl transferase, whose product is METMLKIPTHIAIIMDGNGRWAKARGLPRLAGHRAGTENLRRVIEACADLGVQILTIYAFSTENWRRPPDEVYGLFGLLEQMIDRELDNLHRNGVQIRHLGSLEGVPERLQQKIRMAIERTKGNSRLILCVAFNYGGRQEIVEAVRRIIADGVPPEAVDESLISRYLYTAGLPDPDLIIRTSGEMRLSNFLLWQAAYSEFYVTPVYWPDFDREELLKAIEAYSRRERRFGQISEQLAPSHPSR
- a CDS encoding DUF309 domain-containing protein, producing MSGEWPCCAEPLPEEVRRGLEQFNAGEYFEQHETLEHAWRAETRPVRELYQGILQIGVACYQIQRGNYAGALKMLRRGLAHLAPVPDHCQGIDVARLREDALRLLRQLEELGPEGCRRIDERQLPRVIFAPKYGLQEGPEFSPDA
- the frr gene encoding ribosome recycling factor; its protein translation is MIPKQVFRDAEERMRKAIRVFEDELKGIRTGRASPALVERIPVEYYGTQVPLEQLAIIRAPEPNLLTIQPYDPKALPEIERAILKSDLGLTPSNDGRIIRLVLPRLTEQRRQELVKLVHKRLEETRIAIRNIRRDALEELRTRHKNKEMSDDELEEAREEVQKLTDRYIEEAERVAQAKEKEIMSF